In the genome of Amaranthus tricolor cultivar Red isolate AtriRed21 chromosome 15, ASM2621246v1, whole genome shotgun sequence, one region contains:
- the LOC130800858 gene encoding mitochondrial inner membrane protein OXA1-like isoform X2: protein MAYRRSVCARATLLTRRLNPCFGYLSHHNDRSKNSADHEALSRGRIDDFLSQRRCFGSYISNSRTTNSLFPNQRSIFTGNGYGVMNFHHRYMSTSIGNKTDSVDFISDVSGVIVDTPVEVVATQAAPVANEVAIAAADSLWPVAALQHLIDAVHSFTGLNWWASIALTTLLIRGITIPFLINQLKSTSKLSIMRPHIEEITKEVRDKGDDPDAIAEGRQKLQALFKENGVTPFTPLKGLLIQGPVFMSFFFAITNMAENLPSFKNGGALWFTDLTTPDATYILPVLTAVTFLITVECNMQEGLEGNPVGNVMKKFSRALAILFVPLTMNFSKAIFFYWITSNIFSFVYGAVLRLPGVKPALGIPTITMPPPSTSQQSSTSFFDVSKVAASQLKEQASLPATPDQAKSDKEKSALSSASSLETVSERLKALEDQVKQKTNDRQ, encoded by the exons ATGGCTTATAGACGTAGTGTTTGTGCTCGAGCAACCCTCTTAACTAGAAGACTCAATCCTTGTTTTGGTTATTTATCTCATCACAATGATAGAAGTAAAAACAGTGCTGATCATGAAGCACTGTCGAGGGGGCGGATTGATGATTTTTTAAGCCAAAGGAGGTGTTTTGGATCTTATATTAGTAATTCTAGGACAACCAATAGCTTATTTCCTAATCAAAGGTCAATTTTCACGGGAAATGGATATGGGGTTATGAATTTTCATCATAGATATATGTCAACTTCGATAGGTAATAAAACGGACAGTGTTGATTTTATTAGCGATGTTTCTGGGGTCATTGTTGATACCCCGGTTGAGGTAGTTGCTACTCAGGCTGCCCCTGTTGCAAACGAAGTTGCGATTGCGGCTGCAGATTCTTTGTGGCCGGTTGCAGCTTTGCAACATTTGATTGATGCAGTTCATTCTTTTACTGGTTTGAATTG GTGGGCTTCAATAGCTCTTACAACTTTGTTGATTCGTGGGATTACTATTCCGTTCCTGATTAATCAACTTAAGTCCACCTCCAAGTTATCA ATTATGAGGCCACATATTGAGGAAATTACGAAGGAAGTGCGAGATAAG ggTGATGATCCTGATGCTATAGCCGAAGGGAGGCAGAAGCTGCAGGCACTGTTCAAAGA AAATGGTGTTACTCCATTTACTCCACTTAAGGGACTACTCATTCAAGGTCCGGTCTTCATGAGTTTTTTCTTTGCT ATAACAAACATGGCCGAGAACCTTCCATCGTTTAAAAATGGTGGAGCTTTATGGTTTACTGATCTTACGACTCCTGATGCTACGTACATCTTACCTGTTTTGACGGCAGTGACATTTCTTATTACTGTGGAG TGCAATATGCAGGAAGGTCTGGAAGGTAATCCTGTTGGCAATGTCATGAAAAAGTTTTCACGAGCCTTAGCTATTCTTTTTGTTCCATTAACAATGAATTTCTCAAAG GCTATCTTTTTTTATTGGATCACTTCTAATATTTTCTCTTTCGTCTATGGAGCTG TGCTAAGACTTCCTGGTGTTAAGCCAGCATTGGGAATCCCTACAATAACAATGCCGCCTCCTAGCACCTCGCAACAAAGCTCAACATCCTTCTTTGATGTATCCAAAGTAGCAGCGTCACAGTTGAAGGAGCAAGCTTCATTGCCGGCTACTCCTGACCAAGCTAAATCCGATAAAGAAAAATCAGCATTATCATCTGCGTCATCGTTGGAAACTGTTAGTGAACGCCTTAAAGCATTAGAGGATCAAGTGAAACAAAAGACAAACGATAGGCAGTAA
- the LOC130800858 gene encoding mitochondrial inner membrane protein OXA1-like isoform X1: MAYRRSVCARATLLTRRLNPCFGYLSHHNDRSKNSADHEALSRGRIDDFLSQRRCFGSYISNSRTTNSLFPNQRSIFTGNGYGVMNFHHRYMSTSIGNKTDSVDFISDVSGVIVDTPVEVVATQAAPVANEVAIAAADSLWPVAALQHLIDAVHSFTGLNWWASIALTTLLIRGITIPFLINQLKSTSKLSIMRPHIEEITKEVRDKGDDPDAIAEGRQKLQALFKENGVTPFTPLKGLLIQGPVFMSFFFAITNMAENLPSFKNGGALWFTDLTTPDATYILPVLTAVTFLITVEFTKYFRYGSSQCNMQEGLEGNPVGNVMKKFSRALAILFVPLTMNFSKAIFFYWITSNIFSFVYGAVLRLPGVKPALGIPTITMPPPSTSQQSSTSFFDVSKVAASQLKEQASLPATPDQAKSDKEKSALSSASSLETVSERLKALEDQVKQKTNDRQ; encoded by the exons ATGGCTTATAGACGTAGTGTTTGTGCTCGAGCAACCCTCTTAACTAGAAGACTCAATCCTTGTTTTGGTTATTTATCTCATCACAATGATAGAAGTAAAAACAGTGCTGATCATGAAGCACTGTCGAGGGGGCGGATTGATGATTTTTTAAGCCAAAGGAGGTGTTTTGGATCTTATATTAGTAATTCTAGGACAACCAATAGCTTATTTCCTAATCAAAGGTCAATTTTCACGGGAAATGGATATGGGGTTATGAATTTTCATCATAGATATATGTCAACTTCGATAGGTAATAAAACGGACAGTGTTGATTTTATTAGCGATGTTTCTGGGGTCATTGTTGATACCCCGGTTGAGGTAGTTGCTACTCAGGCTGCCCCTGTTGCAAACGAAGTTGCGATTGCGGCTGCAGATTCTTTGTGGCCGGTTGCAGCTTTGCAACATTTGATTGATGCAGTTCATTCTTTTACTGGTTTGAATTG GTGGGCTTCAATAGCTCTTACAACTTTGTTGATTCGTGGGATTACTATTCCGTTCCTGATTAATCAACTTAAGTCCACCTCCAAGTTATCA ATTATGAGGCCACATATTGAGGAAATTACGAAGGAAGTGCGAGATAAG ggTGATGATCCTGATGCTATAGCCGAAGGGAGGCAGAAGCTGCAGGCACTGTTCAAAGA AAATGGTGTTACTCCATTTACTCCACTTAAGGGACTACTCATTCAAGGTCCGGTCTTCATGAGTTTTTTCTTTGCT ATAACAAACATGGCCGAGAACCTTCCATCGTTTAAAAATGGTGGAGCTTTATGGTTTACTGATCTTACGACTCCTGATGCTACGTACATCTTACCTGTTTTGACGGCAGTGACATTTCTTATTACTGTGGAG TTCACTAAATACTTCCGCTATGGCTCGTCTCAGTGCAATATGCAGGAAGGTCTGGAAGGTAATCCTGTTGGCAATGTCATGAAAAAGTTTTCACGAGCCTTAGCTATTCTTTTTGTTCCATTAACAATGAATTTCTCAAAG GCTATCTTTTTTTATTGGATCACTTCTAATATTTTCTCTTTCGTCTATGGAGCTG TGCTAAGACTTCCTGGTGTTAAGCCAGCATTGGGAATCCCTACAATAACAATGCCGCCTCCTAGCACCTCGCAACAAAGCTCAACATCCTTCTTTGATGTATCCAAAGTAGCAGCGTCACAGTTGAAGGAGCAAGCTTCATTGCCGGCTACTCCTGACCAAGCTAAATCCGATAAAGAAAAATCAGCATTATCATCTGCGTCATCGTTGGAAACTGTTAGTGAACGCCTTAAAGCATTAGAGGATCAAGTGAAACAAAAGACAAACGATAGGCAGTAA
- the LOC130800857 gene encoding uncharacterized protein LOC130800857 isoform X1 gives MEGKKKKNGGMEEEIDSRLARMCIEVATENFDSIQKWRMQRRSLQRLPSPLASALLHRLLLRRLLFPSLLEVFKYSVEDIDLSGENSVDSEWMAYMGAFSYLRSLSVAECYRVNNPALWPLAGMTSLKELNLSRCMKVTDAGIKHLLSIPRLEKLHLSQTGVTSVGVKLLCALRNLSVLDLGGLPISDQALSSLQALTNLEYLDIWGSRITDEGAAVFKNFGKLSFLNLTWTNITKLPTLQSIVCLNMSECTIQSIMDDGSDQVTLRKLIANGSTFLDAEKVLSSIKSSRVSFLNLSNTSLTHFGFLYHMDALELLDLSFCAIQDDAVEAISCIGAKLRHINLNNTKVGNAGMETLAGHVPNLEVLSLSHSSVDDYAIMYISMMPSLKKLDLSHTNIKGFIHQSGIEDDLPSLAAFQHLKHLKSLNLDKTRVSDPAICVLLDFEELSHLSLNNTLLTDKCLEHLSQVKKLVELSIRGTLLTNGALEFFKPPKLLEVLDLVGCWLLTMDSLTSFCEKYPSIRVRHDHLPVSSVDSSSSSKTATSSKVSKASTLKLRERRSSVSPVMFKKDVIDQRMKYSIKELLSLQHVTPPLVPPLDIDIISLPNNG, from the exons ATGGAAggtaagaagaagaaaaatggaGGTATGGAAGAAGAAATTGATAGCAGATTAGCGAGGATGTGCATTGAAGTAGCTACTGAGAACTTCGATTCCATTCAAAAATGGCGGATGCAACGCCGATCTCTCCAACGCCTCCCTTCTCCTCTCGCTTCTGCTCTTCTCCATCGCCTTTTGCTCCGTCGCCTTCTTTTTCCGTCCTTGCTTga AGTCTTCAAATATAGTGTAGAGGACATTGATTTGAGTGGGGAGAACTCAGTGGATTCAGAGTGGATGGCGTACATGGGAGCATTTTCCTATTTGCGCTCCCTCAGTGTGGCAGAATGCTACCGTGTTAATAACCCTGCACTTTGGCCTCTTGCAG GAATGACTAGCTTAAAGGAGCTTAACCTTTCGAGATGTATGAAGGTCACTGATGCTGGAATCAAGCATCTTTTATCCATTCCGCGACTAGAGAAACTTCACCTCTCGCAGACAGGAGTAACTTCTGTTGGTGTTAAGCTTCTATGCGCACTTCGAAACTTATCTGTCTTGGACTTGGGTGGTTTACCTATTTCTGATCAAGCATTGAGTTCCCTACAG GCATTAACAAACCTCGAATATCTTGATATTTGGGGGAGTAGAATAACGGATGAAGGGGCTGCGGTTTTTAAGAACTTCGGCAAGTTGAGTTTCTTGAATTTAACTTGGACCAACATCACAAAGTTGCCGACTCTGCAATCTATTGTATGCTTGAACATGAGTGAATGCACCATCCAATCTATAATGGATGATGGAAGTGACCAAGTAACCTTAAGAAAGCTGATTGCCAATGGGTCAACATTTCTGGATGCTGAGAAAGTTCTTTCAAGTATTAAATCAAGCCGTGTATCTTTCTTGAATCTTTCAAACACCTCTCTAACTCATTTTGGCTTTCTGTATCATATGGATGCGTTGGAACTTTTAGATCTTAGCTTTTGTGCCATTCAAGATGATGCTGTTGAAGCAATATCTTGTATAGGTGCTAAATTGAGACACATAAATCTCAACAACACAAAAGTCGGAAATGCCGGCATGGAAACTTTGGCAGGACATGTCCCTAACCTTGAAGTTTTGTCTTTGTCTCACTCATCAGTTGATGATTATGCCATCATGTACATTAGTATGATGCCATCCTTGAAGAAGCTTGACTTGAGCCACACAAACATTAAAG GTTTTATTCATCAGAGTGGCATTGAGGATGATTTACCCTCATTAGCGGCATTTCAACACCTGAAGCACttgaaaagtttaaatttgGACAAGACCCGGGTTTCTGATCCAGCTATTTGTGTGCTGCTAGATTTTGAGGAGTTGAGTCATTTATCACTTAACAACACCCTCCTCACAGACAAGTGCTTGGAACATCTCTCACAAGTCAAAAAGTTGGTGGAATTGAGTATTAGAGGTACTTTGCTGACCAATGGAGCCCTTGAGTTCTTCAAGCCACCAAAACTACTTGAAGTACTTGACTTAGTCGGTTGCTGGCTTTTAACTATGGATTCTCTAACATCTTTTTGTGAGAAGTATCCTAGTATTAGAGTAAGACATGATCACCTCCCTGTATCTTCGGTAGACAGTAGCAGCTCATCCAAAACTGCAACCTCTTCAAAGGTCTCAAAGGCCTCAACATTGAAACTTAGAGAAAGAAGATCATCCGTGTCTCCCGTCATGTTCAAGAAGGATGTTATAG ATCAAAGAATGAAGTACAGCATAAAGGAGCTGCTTTCTTTGCAGCACGTAACACCACCACTTGTTCCACCTTTGGACATAGACATTATCTCATTGCCCAATAATGGTTAG
- the LOC130800856 gene encoding long chain acyl-CoA synthetase 4-like codes for MAELKKYIYEVEPPKPELDGKPSVGPVYRSIFAKDGFPQPPPGMNTCWDIFRMAVEKYPNNPMLGHREIVDGKAGEYVWLTYKKVYDIVIKVGNAIRHCGVGEGGRCGIYGANCAEWVMSMEACNAHGLYCVPLYDTLGAGAVEFVINHAEVSIAFVEEKKIPELLKTLQNTSKFLKTLVSFGKVTPEQKDEVEKFGLKIYSWDDFLELGGNEQHELVKKDKSDISTIMYTSGTTGEPKGVLISNENIITLIAGVNRFLEAENEELTTEDVYLSYLPLAHIFDRVIEECFISHGARIGFWRGDVKLLLEDVGVLKPTVFCAVPRVLDRIYAGLQEKLRAGGLLKRTLFGFAYSRKFNNMKKGAKHSEAAPIFDKIVFKKVKEALGGRVRLILSGAAPLANHVETFLRVVACCYVLQGYGLTETCAGTFVSLPNEVEMIGTVGPPVANVDVCLESVPEMGYDALSSTPRGEICIRGKTLFSGYHKREDLTKEVMVDGWFHTGDVGEWQPNGSMKIIDRKKNIFKLSQGEYVAVENLENIYGLCSAVDSIWIYGSSFQSFLVAVANPNKGALERWAQANEIDGDFDALCNNPKAKEYILGELSKIGKEKKLKGFEFIKAIHLDPVPFDIERDLLTPTYKKKRPQMLQYYKTVIADMYKNT; via the exons ATGGCGGAACTTAAGAAATACATCTACGAGGTCGAACCTCCGAAGCCTGAACTAGATGGAAAACCTTCTGTTGGACCTGTTTATCGTAGTATCTTCGCTAAAGATGGATTTCCTCAACCTCCTCCTGGCATGAATACGTGCTGGGACATCTTTCG AATGGCTGTAGAGAAGTATCCCAATAATCCAATGCTTGGCCATCGTGAGATTGTGGATGGAAAG GCTGGAGAATATGTATGGCTTACTTACAAGAAGGTATATGACATAGTCATCAAAGTGGGAAATGCTATCCGTCATTGTGGTGTCGGAGAG GGAGGACGTTGTGGTATTTATGGTGCAAATTGTGCTGAATGGGTCATGAGCATGGAG GCTTGCAATGCGCATGGACTCTATTGTGTCCCTTTGTATGACACTTTAG GGGCTGGTGCTGTGGAATTTGTCATCAACCATGCTGAAGTTTCAATAGCATTTGTCGAAGAAAAAAAGATTCCTGAG CTGCTTAAAACTTTGCAAAACACGTCGAAATTTTTGAAAA CTTTGGTTAGTTTCGGGAAGGTTACACCTGAGCAGAAGGATGAAGTGGAAAAATTTGGCCTGAAGATATATAGTTGGGACGACTTTTTGGAATTG GGAGGTAATGAACAACATGAACTGGTGAAAAAGGATAAGAGTGATATATccacaataatgtatactagTGGGACAACTGGTGAACCAAAGGGTGTACTCATTTCAAACGAGAATATTATTACTCTAATAGCTGGTGTAAACCGCTTTCTTGAAGCTGAGAATGAAGAG TTAACGACAGAGGATGTGTATCTGTCGTACCTGCCTTTGGCTCATATCTTTGATCGGGTAATAGAGGAGTGCTTTATATCTCATGGTGCACGAATAGGATTTTGGAGAGGG GATGTCAAGTTATTGCTTGAAGATGTTGGAGTGTTAAAGCCAACAGTTTTCTGTGCTGTTCCTCGTGTATTAGATAGAATTTATGCAG GTTTGCAAGAGAAACTTCGAGCTGGTGGTTTGTTGAAACGTACACTTTTTGGCTTTGCATACTCACG TAAATTCAATAACATGAAGAAGGGTGCGAAGCATTCAGAAGCAGCTCCCATATTTGATAAAATTGTCTTTAAAAAG GTGAAGGAAGCTTTGGGGGGAAGAGTGAGACTGATACTGTCTGGGGCTGCACCACTTGCTAATCATGTAGAAACATTTTTGCGTGTAGTAGCATGCTGTTACGTGTTGCAAGGATATG GTTTGACTGAAACCTGTGCTGGAACTTTTGTTTCACTACCAAATGAGGTCGAGATGATTGGGACAGTTGGCCCACCAGTGGCAAATGTGGATGTATGCCTTGAGTCAGTCCCTGAGATGGGATATGATGCACTTTCTAGCACACCGCGTGGCGAAATCTGTATCAGGGGAAAAACACTCTTCTCAGGCTACCACAAACGAGAAGACCTTACAAAGGAAGTCATGGTTGATGGATGGTTCCACACAG GTGATGTTGGAGAATGGCAACCAAATGGAAGTATGAAAATCATTGACCGTAAAAAGAACATTTTTAAGCTTTCACAGGGTGAGTATGTTGCAGTTGAGAACTTGGAGAACATCTATGGACTTTGCTCTGCCGTTGATTCA ATATGGATTTATGGGAGTAGTTTCCAGTCATTCCTTGTTGCAGTTGCCAACCCCAATAAGGGTGCACTTGAGCGTTGGGCTCAAGCAAATGAAATAGATGGGGATTTCGATGCTCTGTGCAACAACCCTAAGGCAAAGGAGTACATACTCGGAGAGCTCTCAAAGATTGGAAAAGAGAAGAAG CTAAAAGGCTTCGAGTTTATCAAAGCTATTCATCTCGATCCAGTGCCCTTTGACATCGAACGTGACCTCCTTACACCAACTTACAAAAAGAAGAGGCCACAAATGCTCCAGTACTATAAG ACTGTTATTGCTGATATGTACAAGAATACCTAG
- the LOC130800857 gene encoding uncharacterized protein LOC130800857 isoform X2 has translation MAYMGAFSYLRSLSVAECYRVNNPALWPLAGMTSLKELNLSRCMKVTDAGIKHLLSIPRLEKLHLSQTGVTSVGVKLLCALRNLSVLDLGGLPISDQALSSLQALTNLEYLDIWGSRITDEGAAVFKNFGKLSFLNLTWTNITKLPTLQSIVCLNMSECTIQSIMDDGSDQVTLRKLIANGSTFLDAEKVLSSIKSSRVSFLNLSNTSLTHFGFLYHMDALELLDLSFCAIQDDAVEAISCIGAKLRHINLNNTKVGNAGMETLAGHVPNLEVLSLSHSSVDDYAIMYISMMPSLKKLDLSHTNIKGFIHQSGIEDDLPSLAAFQHLKHLKSLNLDKTRVSDPAICVLLDFEELSHLSLNNTLLTDKCLEHLSQVKKLVELSIRGTLLTNGALEFFKPPKLLEVLDLVGCWLLTMDSLTSFCEKYPSIRVRHDHLPVSSVDSSSSSKTATSSKVSKASTLKLRERRSSVSPVMFKKDVIDQRMKYSIKELLSLQHVTPPLVPPLDIDIISLPNNG, from the exons ATGGCGTACATGGGAGCATTTTCCTATTTGCGCTCCCTCAGTGTGGCAGAATGCTACCGTGTTAATAACCCTGCACTTTGGCCTCTTGCAG GAATGACTAGCTTAAAGGAGCTTAACCTTTCGAGATGTATGAAGGTCACTGATGCTGGAATCAAGCATCTTTTATCCATTCCGCGACTAGAGAAACTTCACCTCTCGCAGACAGGAGTAACTTCTGTTGGTGTTAAGCTTCTATGCGCACTTCGAAACTTATCTGTCTTGGACTTGGGTGGTTTACCTATTTCTGATCAAGCATTGAGTTCCCTACAG GCATTAACAAACCTCGAATATCTTGATATTTGGGGGAGTAGAATAACGGATGAAGGGGCTGCGGTTTTTAAGAACTTCGGCAAGTTGAGTTTCTTGAATTTAACTTGGACCAACATCACAAAGTTGCCGACTCTGCAATCTATTGTATGCTTGAACATGAGTGAATGCACCATCCAATCTATAATGGATGATGGAAGTGACCAAGTAACCTTAAGAAAGCTGATTGCCAATGGGTCAACATTTCTGGATGCTGAGAAAGTTCTTTCAAGTATTAAATCAAGCCGTGTATCTTTCTTGAATCTTTCAAACACCTCTCTAACTCATTTTGGCTTTCTGTATCATATGGATGCGTTGGAACTTTTAGATCTTAGCTTTTGTGCCATTCAAGATGATGCTGTTGAAGCAATATCTTGTATAGGTGCTAAATTGAGACACATAAATCTCAACAACACAAAAGTCGGAAATGCCGGCATGGAAACTTTGGCAGGACATGTCCCTAACCTTGAAGTTTTGTCTTTGTCTCACTCATCAGTTGATGATTATGCCATCATGTACATTAGTATGATGCCATCCTTGAAGAAGCTTGACTTGAGCCACACAAACATTAAAG GTTTTATTCATCAGAGTGGCATTGAGGATGATTTACCCTCATTAGCGGCATTTCAACACCTGAAGCACttgaaaagtttaaatttgGACAAGACCCGGGTTTCTGATCCAGCTATTTGTGTGCTGCTAGATTTTGAGGAGTTGAGTCATTTATCACTTAACAACACCCTCCTCACAGACAAGTGCTTGGAACATCTCTCACAAGTCAAAAAGTTGGTGGAATTGAGTATTAGAGGTACTTTGCTGACCAATGGAGCCCTTGAGTTCTTCAAGCCACCAAAACTACTTGAAGTACTTGACTTAGTCGGTTGCTGGCTTTTAACTATGGATTCTCTAACATCTTTTTGTGAGAAGTATCCTAGTATTAGAGTAAGACATGATCACCTCCCTGTATCTTCGGTAGACAGTAGCAGCTCATCCAAAACTGCAACCTCTTCAAAGGTCTCAAAGGCCTCAACATTGAAACTTAGAGAAAGAAGATCATCCGTGTCTCCCGTCATGTTCAAGAAGGATGTTATAG ATCAAAGAATGAAGTACAGCATAAAGGAGCTGCTTTCTTTGCAGCACGTAACACCACCACTTGTTCCACCTTTGGACATAGACATTATCTCATTGCCCAATAATGGTTAG
- the LOC130800859 gene encoding non-specific lipid-transfer protein 3-like: MNHLFTLLVLLILVCNPMMGHEHTGNQGQDSVLCNDVVNELSPCLSYLDNQDSSPSSSCCQGAKYVAKHYSKSKTKRQGVCQCLESLVPLVGQIDTSLISVLPHQCGLKIKLPPISTNLNCSQIS, encoded by the exons ATGAATCATCTTTTCACTCTTTTAGTCCTCTTAATACTAGTCTGCAATCCCATGATGGGTCATGAACATACAGGAAATCAAGGGCAAGACTCGGTTTTATGTAACGATGTGGTTAACGAGTTATCACCGTGTTTATCTTACCTCGACAACCAAGACTCTTCGCCCTCGAGTAGTTGTTGTCAAGGTGCTAAGTATGTTGCCAAGCATTACAGTAAAAGCAAGACCAAAAGACAAGGAGTCTGCCAGTGCCTTGAGTCTTTAGTGCCCCTTGTAGGCCAGATTGATACTTCTCTTATCTCTGTTCTTCCTCACCAATGTGGGTTGAAAATCAAATTGCCTCCTATTAGTACAAACTTAAACTGTTCTCA AATAAGTTGA
- the LOC130801731 gene encoding uncharacterized protein LOC130801731 gives MKGALISKRKGRSLMNGLTEFTPNTPGGVGNIPVQRWSGHAFNPKSKSAMVLNNCCESFNSVLRECRNKPILSMMEWIRRYVMARAFNKREGCRNYHGSIMPAAMKVLKSAQEMSKNCFETISDIDLFEVDHDGDRWVVDLKRHSCGCFRWDLTGIPCYHAFKCIMAFRGNPEMYVHKAYSKEMYALAYAPIFQPMPGMKQWDSTEHPKPNPPGVKKLSGRPSQKKRIKEKGEGEAEHEPPVLRKRKPNACSNCGGLGHNKSKCKNPLAPPKPPAKRGRPMSDGVPKQAIKKKRGKMSQSQEEINNNSSQPVDSSQTSHT, from the exons ATGAAGGGTGCCTTGATATCAAA GAGGAAGGGGAGGAGCTTGATGAATGGTTTAACTGAATTTACACCCAACACACCTGGTGGAGTAGGCAACATCCCTGTTCAAAGGTGGAGTGGGCATGCTTTCAACCCCAAGTCCAAGTCAGCCATGGTGTTGAACAATTGTTGTGAGTCATTTAATTCGGTTTTGAGGGAGTGTAGAAACAAACCTATATTGAGCATGATGGAGTGGATAAGAAGATATGTCATGGCAAGGGCTTTCAACAAAAGGGAAGGATGTAGGAATTATCATGGATCAATCATGCCAGCTGCTATGAAGGTGCTCAAAAGTGCCCAAGAAATGTCCAAGAACTGCTTTGAGACAATTTCTGATATTGACTTGTTTGAGGTTGATCATGATGGAGATAGATGGGTGGTTGACTTGAAAAGGCATTCATGTGGTTGTTTCAGATGGGATTTGACAGGAATCCCTTGCTATCATGCATTCAAATGCATCATGGCATTCAGGGGCAACCCTGAAATGTATGTGCACAAGGCATACAGTAAGGAGATGTATGCATTAGCCTATGCACCTATTTTCCAACCAATGCCTGGAATGAAGCAATGGGATTCTACAGAGCATCCTAAACCTAACCCTCCTGGTGTGAAAAAGCTCTCTGGCAGACcatcacaaaaaaaaagaatcaaagaGAAGGGTGAGGGGGAAGCTGAACATGAACCTCCAGTACTAAGAAAGAGGAAGCCCAATGCATGCAGTAACTGTGGAGGTCTAGGCCACAATAAAAGCAAATGCAAGAACCCACTTGCACCCCCTAAACCTCCAGCAAAAAGAGGAAGGCCAATGAGTGATGGTGTACCAAAACAAGCCATAAAGAAGAAAAGGGGAAAAATGAGCCAAAGTCAAGAAGAAATCAACAACAACTCCTCACAACCAGTAGATTCATCTCAAACATCTCACACTTGA